Proteins encoded within one genomic window of Pristiophorus japonicus isolate sPriJap1 chromosome 11, sPriJap1.hap1, whole genome shotgun sequence:
- the LOC139276462 gene encoding uncharacterized protein produces the protein MSVGFCGWQAVHEEEGHLKSGQQAQNGRGYTMYHGTHKNNAATIISSGFRPSKNGLLGPGVYVSRDVKKARAYPLKTADSDRVIFKLKVRVGKVKKIDKDNHTLQLSWHQNGYDTAWIPPKCGMLAIKSGKEEDCVWDPKRITVVDIAYANPQIKSGLINLIRQQAAPKKVNFAGQCDVCGLRKYSSHVIQSCWECDKVICPFMSKHVCRKWN, from the coding sequence ATGTCTGTTGGGTTTTGCGGTTGGCAAGCAGTCCACGAGGAGGAAGGGCACCTGaaatcagggcagcaggcgcaaaatGGTCGAGGATATACCATGTACCACGGGACCCACAAAAACAATGCGGCAACGATAATATCCTCAGGGTTTAGACCGTCCAAAAATGGGCTCCTGGGTCCTGGAGTGTACGTTAGCAGAGATGTAAAGAAAGCACGAGCATATCCACTCAAAACAGCGGACAGTGATAGAGTGATCTTCAAGCTGAAGGTGAGAGTTGGAAAAGTGAAGAAGATAGATAAGGATAATCATACTCTTCAACTATCCTGGCATCAGAATGGCTACGACACGGCTTGGATCCCACCGAAATGTGGGATGTTAGCCATCAAGAGTGGGAAAGAAGAAGACTGCGTCTGGGATCCCAAACGGATTACGGTGGTGGATATCGCCTACGCAAATCCCCAGATCAAGAGTGGTCTGATTAATCTGATTCGCCAACAAGCGGCACCCAAGAAAGTGAATTTCGCTGGTCAGTGCGATGTCTGTGGATTACGGAAATATTCATCCCACGTAATTCAGAGTTGCTGGGAGTGTGATAAGGTCATCTGCCCTTTTATGAGCAAACATGTTTGCAGAAAATGGAACTAG